The following are encoded in a window of Blattabacterium cuenoti genomic DNA:
- the cysS gene encoding cysteine--tRNA ligase has translation MILLKIEENYLRYIRDHIKIYNSFTEKKELFKPIHKEYIGIYVCGPTVYNHLHLGNCRTFILFDLVFRYFKHLGYKVRYIRNITDVGHLENDSDEGEDKIHQRSRFEGLEPMEIVQKYTLSFHHILNIFNTLPPSIEPTATGHIIEQIDMIQKLIQKNLAYENNGSVYFDVKKYSQLYSYGILSHNRIDQLVQKKSDFFGEKRHFQDFSLWKRTKHSHIMNWNSPWGKGVPGWHIECTTMSTKYLGEFFDIHGGGIDLKFPHHECELAQAIGIYNKNNLANYWMHTNMLTLNGKKMSKSTGNYLSTKDLISKYHPIVIRFFILQSHYRSLLNFSQKGLIDAEKGYHRLINAIEKLEFFSSDKKNISKFDVNKWIKNCYEAINDDFNTPLLISHLFKVTHILNHSINYIGDSIHLLKKYMNHFLFDILGLQKIEKNSFETTSKKLDILTEILIRIRIEARKKRNWVLSDLIREELSRVGISLHDEKLI, from the coding sequence ATGATCTTACTGAAGATAGAAGAAAACTATCTACGTTATATACGAGATCATATAAAAATATATAATTCTTTTACCGAAAAAAAAGAATTATTTAAACCTATTCACAAGGAATATATAGGAATTTATGTTTGTGGACCCACGGTTTATAATCACCTTCATTTGGGAAACTGTCGTACTTTTATATTATTCGATTTAGTTTTTCGTTATTTTAAACATTTAGGTTATAAAGTACGCTATATCAGAAATATTACGGATGTAGGACATTTAGAAAATGATAGTGATGAAGGAGAAGATAAAATTCATCAAAGATCTCGTTTTGAAGGACTTGAACCTATGGAAATTGTTCAAAAATATACTTTATCTTTTCATCATATATTAAATATTTTCAATACTTTACCTCCAAGTATTGAACCAACAGCTACTGGTCATATTATAGAACAAATTGATATGATTCAAAAATTGATTCAAAAAAATCTAGCTTACGAAAATAATGGATCTGTTTATTTTGACGTCAAAAAATATAGCCAATTATATTCTTATGGAATATTGAGTCATAATAGAATTGATCAACTTGTTCAGAAAAAATCTGATTTTTTTGGTGAAAAACGACATTTTCAAGATTTTTCTCTTTGGAAAAGAACTAAACACAGTCATATTATGAACTGGAATTCTCCATGGGGAAAAGGAGTTCCAGGTTGGCATATAGAATGCACCACGATGAGTACAAAATATTTAGGAGAATTTTTTGATATTCACGGTGGAGGAATAGATCTTAAATTTCCCCATCATGAATGTGAATTAGCACAAGCCATAGGAATTTATAACAAGAATAATCTTGCAAATTATTGGATGCATACAAATATGCTTACTTTAAATGGAAAAAAAATGAGTAAATCTACAGGAAATTACTTATCCACAAAAGATTTAATATCTAAATATCATCCAATAGTCATTCGATTCTTTATATTACAATCTCATTATCGTAGCCTTTTAAACTTTTCTCAAAAAGGACTTATAGATGCTGAAAAAGGATATCATCGTTTAATTAATGCAATAGAAAAATTAGAATTTTTTTCTAGTGATAAAAAAAATATATCAAAATTTGATGTAAATAAATGGATAAAAAATTGTTATGAAGCTATTAATGATGATTTTAACACCCCATTATTAATCTCTCATCTTTTCAAAGTGACTCACATTTTGAATCATTCTATTAACTATATAGGGGATTCTATCCATTTATTAAAAAAATATATGAATCATTTTTTATTTGATATACTTGGTCTTCAAAAGATAGAAAAAAATTCCTTTGAAACAACGTCTAAAAAATTAGACATACTCACTGAAATATTAATAAGAATTCGAATAGAAGCAAGAAAAAAAAGAAACTGGGTTCTTTCAGATTTAATTCGCGAAGAACTATCCCGCGTAGGGATTTCATTACATGATGAAAAACTTATTTAG
- a CDS encoding trans-sulfuration enzyme family protein — MKEETKLIQNILSDPLTGAISTPIYQTSTYVQESPGVHKGFDYTRTNNPTRKILEKLITDLEKGYGSLAFSSGLASVDAVLKLLECGDEIIAVDDIYGGTFRLLNLYQKLGIQTHFVDTTYAENVISILTPKTKMVWLESPTNPTLKISDIKYISEHSKKINPNILVVVDNTFATPAFQNPLSLGADIVIHSATKYLAGHSDVLAGLITVKNPDLYEKFKYIQNATGGVLSPLDCWLTIRGCQTLYLRIKKQSDNAFKIASFLLEEKNTYIDKVYYPGLSQHKNHIIAVKQQLYFGGIVSFSLREDTIEAAKKVVTSTKLFKLAESLGGTKSLICHPATMTHKSTPLEVRRNAGIQDSLIRLSFGIENEEDLLEDIDQALKQNN, encoded by the coding sequence ATGAAGGAAGAAACAAAACTAATTCAAAACATTTTATCAGACCCTTTAACAGGAGCCATATCTACTCCCATATACCAGACTTCTACTTATGTTCAAGAATCTCCTGGAGTTCATAAAGGTTTTGATTATACAAGAACCAATAATCCTACAAGAAAAATATTGGAAAAATTAATTACAGATTTAGAAAAAGGCTATGGAAGTTTAGCTTTTTCTTCTGGATTAGCATCTGTAGATGCTGTTTTGAAATTATTAGAATGTGGAGATGAAATAATTGCTGTAGATGATATTTATGGAGGAACTTTTCGTTTATTAAATTTGTATCAAAAATTAGGAATTCAAACCCATTTTGTGGATACTACCTATGCAGAAAATGTTATTTCTATTCTTACTCCTAAAACTAAGATGGTTTGGTTAGAATCTCCTACTAATCCTACTTTAAAAATATCTGATATTAAGTATATTAGTGAACATTCTAAAAAAATAAACCCTAACATTTTAGTTGTTGTAGACAATACTTTTGCTACTCCAGCTTTTCAGAATCCTCTCAGTTTAGGAGCAGATATAGTTATTCACAGTGCTACAAAATATCTAGCAGGACATTCAGATGTATTAGCTGGACTAATTACCGTGAAAAATCCAGATTTATATGAAAAATTCAAATACATTCAAAATGCTACTGGAGGGGTTTTATCTCCTCTTGATTGTTGGTTAACTATCAGAGGTTGTCAAACTTTGTATCTACGTATCAAGAAACAATCTGATAATGCATTTAAAATAGCTTCTTTTTTATTGGAAGAAAAAAATACCTATATCGATAAGGTTTATTATCCTGGATTATCCCAGCATAAAAATCATATAATAGCAGTAAAACAACAACTATATTTCGGAGGAATCGTGTCCTTTAGTCTTAGAGAGGATACTATAGAAGCGGCAAAAAAAGTTGTAACCTCTACTAAATTATTTAAACTAGCAGAAAGTTTAGGAGGAACAAAAAGTTTAATTTGTCATCCGGCAACTATGACTCATAAATCTACTCCTTTAGAGGTTAGAAGAAACGCAGGAATTCAAGATTCTCTTATACGTTTATCTTTTGGAATAGAGAATGAAGAAGATCTTCTTGAAGATATAGATCAAGCTTTAAAACAAAACAACTAA
- the atpB gene encoding F0F1 ATP synthase subunit A, which produces MTLALKKLGLYYFLIFLFLIHSNLFANENENKKNIDVAKTILEHVSDSHEWHVLGNHEKGIIFSLPVLLWNNGWEFFLSSQFSHGKVVKGKYGNYKMFQEKIYKTNSFGSLYIDARGSPKNDRPLDFSITKNVVSLGISFLILCYIFRRMRLSYKNHQIKWNFGIFLEFLILFIRNEIVIPHVGEKKYKTYFPFLLTVFFFILVNNLIGLLPGFPNVTGNISVTLVLAVITFFIINIKANKNYWKHIFWMPNVPIGIKFLLAPIEFIGIFIRPLTLCIRLFANITAGHIIILSFICLIFIFKNFFIASFSIIFCFFISLLEIMVAFLQAFIFTNLSALLIGMAVKDYEHKTY; this is translated from the coding sequence ATGACTTTAGCTTTAAAAAAATTAGGATTATATTACTTTTTAATTTTTCTTTTTCTTATTCATTCAAATCTTTTTGCTAATGAAAATGAAAATAAAAAAAATATAGATGTAGCCAAGACTATTCTTGAACATGTAAGTGATTCTCACGAATGGCATGTTTTAGGGAATCATGAAAAGGGAATTATATTTTCTTTACCAGTGCTTTTGTGGAATAATGGATGGGAATTTTTTTTATCCTCTCAATTTTCTCATGGAAAAGTAGTAAAAGGAAAATATGGAAATTATAAAATGTTTCAAGAAAAAATATATAAAACAAATTCTTTTGGAAGTTTATATATAGATGCAAGAGGTTCTCCTAAAAATGATAGACCTTTGGATTTTTCTATTACAAAAAATGTAGTGTCTCTTGGAATATCCTTTTTAATATTATGTTACATTTTTAGGAGAATGAGGTTGAGCTATAAAAATCATCAGATAAAGTGGAATTTCGGAATTTTCTTAGAATTCTTAATCTTATTTATTCGTAATGAAATAGTTATTCCCCATGTTGGGGAAAAAAAATATAAAACCTATTTTCCTTTTTTATTGACTGTGTTTTTTTTCATATTAGTTAATAATTTAATAGGTCTTTTGCCAGGATTTCCAAATGTGACAGGAAATATAAGTGTCACATTGGTTTTAGCAGTAATTACTTTTTTCATAATCAATATTAAAGCCAATAAAAATTATTGGAAACATATTTTTTGGATGCCAAATGTTCCCATAGGAATAAAATTTTTGTTAGCCCCCATAGAATTTATTGGAATTTTCATTCGTCCATTGACTTTATGTATTCGTTTATTTGCTAATATTACTGCTGGACACATCATTATTTTAAGTTTTATTTGTCTTATTTTTATTTTTAAAAATTTTTTTATTGCTAGTTTTTCCATTATTTTCTGCTTTTTTATTTCTTTGTTGGAAATTATGGTGGCTTTTTTGCAAGCCTTTATTTTTACGAATTTATCTGCTTTACTTATAGGAATGGCCGTAAAGGATTATGAACATAAAACGTATTAA
- the atpE gene encoding ATP synthase F0 subunit C, which translates to MDIDLTYSGLAALGAGISVIGAGLGIGKIGSSAMDAIARQPEASGKIQNAMIVAAALIEGAALFGIVTALLAVFK; encoded by the coding sequence ATGGATATAGATTTAACTTATTCAGGTTTAGCCGCTTTAGGTGCTGGAATTTCTGTCATAGGGGCTGGTTTAGGAATTGGTAAAATTGGAAGTTCAGCAATGGATGCTATTGCTAGACAGCCTGAAGCTTCGGGAAAGATACAAAACGCCATGATTGTTGCTGCAGCTCTTATTGAAGGGGCCGCTCTTTTTGGAATAGTAACCGCTTTATTAGCTGTGTTTAAATAA
- the atpF gene encoding F0F1 ATP synthase subunit B: MDLVTPSIGLIVWQTIIFLILISFLSKYAWKPIMKFIDQREEKIRISIENADLVQNELKMVENKKNKILKETRIKRDRILEEAIQMKEKIKNKAIEEGVLEKKKLIKETKKIIQVERKMAIQELKDQIIDISIIISEKILKKELDPSQKTNKQEKFIKELVKKL; encoded by the coding sequence ATGGATTTGGTTACTCCTTCTATCGGTTTAATTGTTTGGCAGACAATAATATTTCTGATATTGATCTCCTTTCTTTCCAAATACGCGTGGAAACCAATTATGAAATTCATTGATCAAAGAGAGGAAAAAATTAGAATTTCTATAGAAAATGCGGATCTAGTTCAAAACGAATTGAAAATGGTAGAAAACAAAAAAAATAAAATTTTGAAAGAAACTCGCATAAAAAGAGATAGAATTTTGGAAGAGGCCATTCAAATGAAAGAAAAAATAAAAAATAAAGCTATAGAAGAAGGTGTTTTAGAGAAAAAAAAGCTTATAAAAGAGACAAAAAAAATTATACAGGTAGAGAGAAAAATGGCTATACAAGAATTGAAAGATCAAATAATTGATATTTCCATAATAATTTCCGAAAAAATCTTAAAGAAAGAGTTAGATCCAAGTCAAAAAACGAATAAACAAGAAAAATTTATCAAAGAATTAGTAAAAAAATTATAA
- the atpH gene encoding ATP synthase F1 subunit delta, whose protein sequence is MFSKKKVARHYAKVLFEHSMNHEKWSSTYHKIKKISFLLSQNLDLNKVLCTSLLSLSRKIQILEKIFYPFDPFIFYFIKILTVRKREHLSKKIFLEYQKIYQEKKGLLKCYLISAFPLKMDLQKIIINKIISESKKYQIINKIDGSILGGFLLRIGYKEWDFSVKKQLFCIQKLLKNSV, encoded by the coding sequence ATGTTTTCGAAAAAAAAAGTGGCTAGACATTATGCTAAAGTTCTTTTTGAACATTCTATGAATCACGAGAAATGGAGTTCTACTTATCATAAAATTAAAAAAATATCCTTTCTATTATCTCAAAATCTTGATTTGAATAAGGTTTTGTGTACCTCTTTGTTAAGTCTTTCAAGGAAAATACAAATTTTAGAAAAAATTTTCTATCCTTTCGATCCTTTTATTTTTTATTTTATAAAAATTTTAACAGTACGAAAAAGAGAACATCTTTCTAAAAAAATTTTTTTGGAATATCAAAAAATTTATCAGGAAAAAAAAGGATTGTTAAAATGCTACCTTATTTCTGCTTTTCCATTAAAAATGGATCTTCAAAAAATTATTATAAATAAAATCATTTCAGAATCAAAAAAATATCAGATTATAAATAAAATAGATGGATCCATTCTTGGAGGTTTTTTGCTTCGTATAGGATACAAAGAATGGGATTTTAGTGTGAAAAAACAATTATTTTGTATTCAAAAACTATTAAAAAATTCAGTTTAA
- the atpA gene encoding F0F1 ATP synthase subunit alpha gives MSDLKYSEISSILKKQLLDFQYESKLSESGVIVQVGDGIARSVGLNSVFSGEIVEFHSGIKGIVLNLEEDHVSIVLVNSSKDVKEGDIVKRTGKVLSIPVGEGMLGRVVDVLGNPIDGKGPIEGNLFDMPLERKAPGVIYREPVKEPLQTGIKFIDSMIPIGKGQRELIIGDRQTGKTTIAIDTILNQKEWDNTDKKVYCIYVAISQKGSTIARITKTLEEKGGMSYTVIVAANASDSAAMQVFAPFSGTAIGEYFRDTGRSSLVIYDDLSKQAVSYREVSLLLRRPPGREAYPGDVFYLHSRLLERASKIIKDTKIAQKMNDIPESIREHVKGGGSLTALPIIETQSGDVSSYIPTNVISITDGQIFLEKDLFHSGVRPAINESISVSRVGGSAQIPSMRKISGTLKLDQAQFRELESFSKFGSELDPTTMEIIEKGRKNIEILKQPPHSPYNIADQIAIIYAGTKNLLKKVPIEKISSFEKEYLFYLNEKHQELLKNLKKGIFNKELSEILEKTAMELSEKYSS, from the coding sequence ATGTCCGATTTAAAATATTCTGAAATATCATCGATTCTTAAAAAACAATTATTGGATTTTCAATATGAATCAAAATTATCTGAATCCGGGGTGATTGTTCAAGTAGGAGATGGGATAGCTCGATCTGTTGGATTGAATTCTGTATTTTCTGGAGAAATAGTTGAATTTCATTCAGGAATAAAAGGAATAGTCTTGAATTTGGAAGAAGATCATGTAAGTATAGTATTAGTAAATTCCTCAAAAGATGTCAAAGAAGGAGATATTGTAAAGCGTACAGGAAAGGTTCTTTCTATTCCAGTTGGAGAAGGAATGCTAGGTCGTGTAGTGGATGTATTAGGAAATCCGATTGATGGAAAAGGTCCTATAGAAGGGAATTTATTTGATATGCCTTTGGAAAGAAAAGCTCCAGGTGTTATTTATAGAGAACCTGTAAAAGAACCTCTTCAAACAGGAATTAAATTTATAGATTCTATGATTCCTATAGGAAAAGGACAAAGAGAATTAATTATTGGAGATAGACAAACAGGAAAGACCACTATAGCCATTGATACGATTCTAAATCAGAAAGAATGGGATAATACAGATAAAAAAGTTTATTGTATTTATGTAGCTATAAGTCAAAAAGGATCTACAATAGCCAGAATCACGAAAACTTTAGAGGAAAAAGGGGGCATGTCCTATACAGTTATAGTCGCTGCAAATGCTTCTGATTCAGCCGCAATGCAAGTTTTTGCTCCGTTTTCTGGGACAGCTATTGGAGAATACTTTCGTGATACGGGGCGTTCTTCTTTGGTAATTTATGATGATCTATCCAAACAAGCGGTTTCTTATAGGGAAGTATCTCTTTTATTACGACGTCCTCCTGGTAGAGAAGCATATCCAGGAGATGTTTTCTATTTGCATTCTAGATTATTAGAACGCGCATCTAAAATAATAAAAGATACAAAAATAGCTCAAAAAATGAACGATATTCCAGAATCTATCAGAGAACATGTAAAAGGTGGAGGTTCTTTAACCGCACTTCCTATTATTGAAACACAATCTGGAGATGTTTCTTCTTATATTCCTACCAATGTCATTTCTATAACAGATGGACAAATTTTTTTAGAAAAAGATCTATTTCATTCTGGAGTACGTCCTGCAATTAATGAAAGTATTTCTGTTTCCCGGGTAGGAGGTTCTGCTCAAATTCCATCTATGAGAAAAATATCTGGAACTTTGAAATTAGATCAAGCTCAATTTAGAGAATTGGAATCTTTTTCAAAATTTGGTTCTGAATTAGATCCTACAACTATGGAAATTATAGAGAAGGGAAGAAAAAACATAGAAATATTAAAACAACCTCCTCATTCTCCATATAATATAGCCGATCAAATTGCTATTATTTATGCTGGAACTAAAAATCTTTTAAAAAAAGTACCTATTGAAAAAATATCCTCTTTTGAAAAGGAATATCTCTTTTATTTAAATGAAAAACACCAAGAATTATTGAAAAATTTGAAAAAAGGGATTTTCAACAAAGAATTATCTGAAATACTGGAAAAAACTGCCATGGAACTAAGTGAAAAATATTCTTCTTAA
- the atpG gene encoding ATP synthase F1 subunit gamma, whose product MSNPKEIKKRIFSIASVVKTTEAMKMISIVKLRKSKELLFHIKKYSESIEQLFQHFLLSFHDQLENIQDNKYFFSSGEKKLFIVITSNRGLCGAFNSLIFDKIHRYIQENGFLKKDCIFFSIGKKGFDFLSRKYNMYKKKKIPKNFTYKYQDVIFLVKKLIEDFLSKKFHSIYLIYNNLKKSFFQEIIIEQFLPILFTENKSSKKSSNYSILEPSREEILDYIIPKFLSVKLFKSILESSTSEHTARMMSMHKATENASDIKKNLMLNYNKERQTSITEEILEIISGLEALRETN is encoded by the coding sequence ATGTCTAATCCAAAAGAGATCAAAAAAAGAATTTTTTCTATAGCTTCCGTTGTAAAAACAACGGAAGCTATGAAAATGATTTCTATCGTGAAATTACGGAAATCCAAAGAATTGCTTTTCCATATCAAAAAGTACTCAGAATCTATAGAGCAATTATTTCAACATTTTCTGTTATCATTCCATGATCAATTAGAAAATATTCAGGATAATAAATATTTTTTTTCTTCAGGAGAAAAGAAATTGTTTATAGTCATAACTTCTAATCGTGGATTATGTGGAGCTTTCAATTCCTTGATCTTTGATAAAATTCATAGATATATTCAAGAAAACGGTTTTTTGAAAAAAGATTGTATTTTTTTTTCTATCGGAAAAAAAGGATTTGATTTTTTATCGAGAAAATATAATATGTATAAGAAAAAAAAAATACCAAAGAATTTTACTTATAAATATCAAGATGTAATTTTTTTGGTAAAAAAATTAATTGAAGATTTTTTATCCAAGAAATTTCATTCAATATATTTGATTTACAATAATCTAAAAAAATCCTTCTTTCAAGAAATAATTATAGAACAATTTCTTCCAATTCTTTTTACTGAAAATAAATCCTCAAAAAAATCATCAAATTATTCTATTTTAGAACCATCTAGAGAAGAAATTTTGGATTATATTATTCCTAAATTTCTTAGCGTGAAACTATTTAAAAGTATATTAGAATCATCTACTTCAGAACATACTGCACGTATGATGTCTATGCATAAAGCTACAGAAAATGCCTCTGACATTAAAAAGAATCTTATGTTGAACTATAATAAAGAAAGACAAACTTCCATTACTGAGGAAATACTTGAAATTATTAGTGGATTAGAAGCTTTAAGGGAAACTAATTAA
- the trpS gene encoding tryptophan--tRNA ligase: MKKILTGIQSTGTPHLGNILGVIIPSIHMANHSEYSSFIFVADLHSLIQIKDLETIRYNTYQIAAAWLAFGLNTEKSIFYKQSDVSEVTELAWYFNCFFPYQRLTLAHSFKREISRKGKINVGLFTYPMLMAADILLYNAEVIPVGKDQLQHIEITRHIASRLNKKIGQQLFVLPKAFMPIEIGLVPGTDGKKMSKSKKNWINIFSSDHILKKQIMSIHTDNKSLKEKKNPDKDCIMSLYRLLAPLDRVEEMKKRYIEGGYGYLEAKKELYECIIKRFSSERKKFFSLVKNKSLLDRIFYLGAKKARNIAYERLNQIRKTFKFNSLSKI; encoded by the coding sequence ATGAAAAAAATATTAACAGGAATTCAAAGTACAGGAACTCCTCATTTAGGGAATATTTTGGGAGTTATAATCCCATCTATACATATGGCTAATCATTCCGAATACTCTTCGTTCATCTTTGTGGCCGATTTACATTCACTAATACAAATAAAAGATTTAGAAACTATCCGTTATAATACTTATCAAATTGCGGCAGCATGGTTAGCTTTTGGTTTAAATACAGAAAAAAGCATATTTTATAAACAATCAGATGTTTCCGAAGTCACTGAATTAGCTTGGTATTTTAATTGTTTTTTTCCTTATCAAAGACTTACATTAGCTCATTCTTTCAAAAGAGAAATTAGTCGGAAAGGAAAAATTAATGTAGGTTTGTTTACATATCCTATGTTAATGGCGGCTGATATATTGCTTTATAATGCAGAAGTCATTCCAGTAGGAAAAGATCAGTTACAACATATAGAAATAACACGTCATATAGCTAGTCGTTTAAATAAAAAAATAGGTCAACAACTATTTGTTTTACCTAAAGCTTTCATGCCAATAGAAATTGGATTAGTTCCTGGGACAGATGGAAAAAAAATGAGTAAATCCAAAAAAAATTGGATTAATATTTTTTCTTCAGATCACATTCTGAAAAAACAAATTATGAGCATTCATACGGATAATAAATCTTTAAAAGAAAAAAAAAATCCGGATAAAGATTGTATAATGTCTTTGTACAGATTGTTGGCTCCACTTGATAGAGTAGAAGAAATGAAAAAAAGATATATAGAAGGAGGATATGGATATTTAGAGGCTAAAAAAGAATTATATGAGTGTATTATAAAAAGATTTTCCTCTGAAAGGAAAAAATTTTTTTCTCTTGTAAAGAATAAATCTTTATTAGATCGTATTTTTTATTTAGGAGCTAAAAAAGCAAGAAATATAGCTTATGAAAGATTAAATCAGATTCGAAAAACTTTCAAATTTAATTCTTTATCTAAAATTTGA
- a CDS encoding nucleotide exchange factor GrpE: MNINQKNTDSQDEKNPVDLSEMEDSCQEKKENSLIKEVEIFKEKLEKEKDKFLRLFAEFENYKKRIQKERFDLFRSAHQKIIIDLIPILDDFERGLKELKKSKDEALIQGVSLIQEKLIKILKEKGLNKIKIKRGDDFNTDFHEAITQIPATPENLKGKIMEIIESGYILQERVIRHAKVITGK, encoded by the coding sequence ATGAATATCAATCAAAAAAATACTGATTCTCAGGATGAAAAGAATCCTGTAGATTTATCTGAAATGGAAGATTCTTGTCAAGAAAAAAAAGAAAATTCATTAATAAAAGAAGTAGAAATTTTTAAAGAAAAATTGGAAAAAGAAAAAGATAAATTTTTACGTCTTTTTGCAGAATTTGAAAATTATAAAAAACGTATTCAAAAAGAAAGATTTGATCTTTTTAGATCTGCTCATCAAAAAATTATTATAGATTTAATCCCTATTTTAGATGATTTTGAAAGAGGACTTAAAGAGCTGAAAAAATCAAAAGATGAAGCTCTCATTCAAGGAGTATCTCTAATACAGGAAAAACTCATAAAAATTTTAAAAGAAAAAGGATTGAATAAAATAAAAATAAAAAGAGGAGATGATTTTAATACTGATTTCCATGAGGCCATTACACAGATTCCAGCTACGCCAGAAAATTTAAAAGGAAAGATTATGGAGATTATAGAATCTGGATATATTCTACAGGAAAGAGTTATACGACATGCAAAAGTTATTACTGGAAAATAA
- the dnaJ gene encoding molecular chaperone DnaJ — translation MVKKDYYEVLGISRNASSEEIKKAYRRLAIKYHPDKNPDNKKKAEEKFKEAAEAYEVLSNSEKRQRYDKFGHAGVKGSSSGSGMNMEDIFANFGDIFSDAFGEGFSSFGFGKSTRNKTIKGSDLRIRVKLTLEEIANGIEKKVKVKRLKVASGVQFKNCTSCNGTGQITRIANTILGRMQTTSQCSICSGTGKILDNIPSGANKHGLMKEEELVNIKIPAGLTEGIQLKVSGKGNEAPFDGIPGDLIVLIEEIPHSKLKREGCNLHYDLYISFPDAILGASKEVPTINGKARIKIDPGTQSGKTLRLKNKGLPNIEGYGYGSLFIHVNVWTPRKINEEQKKFFEKMRKNENFLPHPGNSEKSFFDRVREMFS, via the coding sequence ATGGTGAAAAAAGATTATTACGAAGTATTAGGTATTTCTAGAAATGCTTCTTCAGAAGAAATTAAAAAGGCTTATAGAAGATTAGCCATTAAATATCATCCAGATAAAAATCCGGATAATAAAAAGAAAGCAGAAGAAAAATTCAAAGAGGCTGCTGAAGCTTATGAAGTATTAAGCAACTCGGAAAAAAGACAACGTTATGACAAATTTGGACATGCCGGTGTTAAAGGAAGTAGTTCTGGATCAGGAATGAATATGGAAGATATTTTTGCAAATTTTGGAGATATTTTTTCGGACGCTTTTGGAGAGGGATTTTCTAGTTTTGGATTTGGAAAATCAACACGAAATAAAACTATTAAAGGAAGCGATTTGAGAATCAGAGTAAAACTGACCTTAGAAGAAATAGCCAACGGAATAGAAAAAAAAGTAAAAGTAAAAAGATTGAAAGTAGCTAGTGGCGTTCAATTTAAAAATTGCACTTCTTGCAATGGAACGGGGCAAATCACCCGTATAGCCAATACCATTTTAGGGAGAATGCAAACAACTTCTCAATGTTCCATATGCTCTGGAACTGGAAAAATTCTTGATAATATCCCTTCTGGAGCTAATAAACATGGATTAATGAAAGAAGAAGAACTAGTAAATATAAAAATACCTGCAGGGCTTACAGAGGGGATTCAACTGAAAGTTTCTGGAAAGGGAAATGAAGCTCCATTTGACGGAATTCCCGGAGATTTAATTGTATTAATTGAAGAAATTCCTCATTCAAAATTAAAAAGAGAAGGCTGTAATCTTCATTATGATTTATATATCTCATTCCCAGACGCAATATTAGGAGCCTCAAAAGAAGTCCCGACCATTAATGGAAAAGCCCGTATTAAAATAGATCCAGGAACACAATCAGGAAAAACTCTCAGATTAAAAAATAAGGGATTACCTAATATTGAAGGATATGGATATGGAAGCCTTTTTATTCACGTGAACGTTTGGACTCCAAGAAAAATCAATGAAGAACAGAAAAAATTCTTTGAAAAAATGAGAAAAAATGAAAATTTTCTCCCTCATCCTGGAAATTCAGAAAAATCTTTTTTTGATCGCGTTAGAGAAATGTTTTCTTAA